A genomic region of Clavibacter michiganensis subsp. insidiosus contains the following coding sequences:
- a CDS encoding LCP family protein, whose translation MSDAPLRPRRTTQVPVIARHGRLGRPSAVRTLVKGVAMVVAVLLVSGLSVGTIALWNLNRSVQANTVDISDGTEQTTVGVGALDGGFNVLLAGSDTRQGQGDGYGKTDGALNDVNMVLHVSADHSQATVVSLPRDMVVPIPECARSDGSGTAPAMSAAPLNSALSDGGLPCVAKTVAQFTGLDIPYAALIEFNGVIEMSNAVGGVPVCLASPLKDKRTDLDLPAGENTLKGKDALQFLRTRHSVGNGSDLARISNQQVFLSALVRTMKQSSTLSDPTRVYGLAKAAVDNMQRSTSLDYQTMASMALALKDIPLDQVRFLQYPGTTAGTGVYAGKVQPLKTDGDQLMQLLKADAPFEVKAGNTGLGAVAEQPAASTPAPSASAPPAGGGSQPATSAPTVLPEAVTGTDAGTVTCSKGFKG comes from the coding sequence ATGAGCGACGCGCCCCTGCGCCCCCGGCGGACCACGCAGGTCCCCGTCATCGCCCGCCACGGCCGGCTGGGACGCCCGAGCGCGGTGCGCACCCTCGTCAAGGGCGTCGCCATGGTCGTCGCGGTGCTGCTCGTCAGCGGTCTCTCCGTCGGCACGATCGCTCTGTGGAACCTGAACAGGTCCGTGCAGGCGAACACCGTCGACATCAGCGACGGCACCGAGCAGACCACGGTCGGGGTCGGTGCCCTCGACGGCGGGTTCAACGTGCTCCTCGCCGGATCCGACACCCGCCAGGGCCAGGGGGACGGCTACGGCAAGACCGACGGGGCGCTCAACGACGTGAACATGGTGCTGCACGTCTCGGCCGACCACTCGCAGGCCACGGTGGTCAGCCTGCCGCGCGACATGGTCGTGCCCATCCCGGAGTGCGCGCGCAGCGACGGATCCGGCACCGCTCCCGCCATGTCCGCGGCGCCGCTCAACTCGGCGCTGTCCGACGGCGGCCTGCCGTGCGTCGCGAAGACCGTGGCGCAGTTCACCGGCCTCGACATCCCCTACGCGGCGCTCATCGAGTTCAACGGCGTCATCGAGATGTCCAACGCGGTCGGCGGCGTGCCCGTCTGCCTCGCGAGCCCCCTGAAGGACAAGCGGACGGACCTCGACCTCCCCGCGGGCGAGAACACCCTGAAGGGGAAGGACGCGCTCCAGTTCCTCCGCACGCGCCACTCGGTCGGCAACGGCAGCGACCTGGCCCGCATCAGCAACCAGCAGGTGTTCCTGTCGGCGCTCGTGCGCACGATGAAGCAGTCGAGCACGCTCTCGGATCCCACGCGCGTCTACGGCCTCGCCAAGGCGGCGGTCGACAACATGCAGCGCTCGACCTCGCTCGACTACCAGACCATGGCGTCCATGGCGCTGGCCCTCAAGGACATCCCGCTCGACCAGGTGCGCTTCCTCCAGTACCCCGGCACCACCGCGGGCACCGGCGTCTACGCCGGCAAGGTCCAGCCGCTGAAGACGGACGGCGACCAGCTCATGCAGCTGCTGAAGGCGGACGCGCCGTTCGAGGTCAAGGCCGGCAACACCGGTCTGGGCGCGGTCGCGGAGCAGCCCGCGGCGTCGACGCCTGCGCCGTCGGCGAGCGCTCCCCCGGCGGGCGGCGGATCCCAGCCGGCCACGTCCGCGCCCACGGTGCTGCCCGAGGCCGTCACGGGCACGGACGCGGGCACGGTCACCTGCTCGAAGGGCTTCAAGGGGTGA
- a CDS encoding HAD family hydrolase: protein MTPRVADADRLLIALDIDGTLLGEDGSLDESVIREVRRMEEIGHLVMPSTGRSVADTLPIVDRLGIHPRYMVCSNGAIVLERDADAPTGYSRRFVETFDPADVLQRIRPHLASGRYAVEDEEGVYLYSGGDFPDGALEANGRQVEFEELLHVPATRVVVISPGHDMEDFQDVVERMGLHRVSYSIGWTAWLDIAPDGVNKATAMERVRELHDIARTHVIAMGDGRNDIEMLEWAGEHGRSIAMGQAPAEVIAVATEVTGPITENGAAAVLARL from the coding sequence ATGACCCCGCGCGTGGCCGACGCCGACCGTCTCCTCATCGCCCTCGACATCGACGGCACCCTCCTCGGCGAGGACGGCTCGCTCGACGAGTCCGTCATCCGCGAGGTGCGGCGGATGGAGGAGATCGGGCACCTGGTCATGCCGTCCACCGGCCGCTCGGTCGCCGACACCCTGCCGATCGTCGACCGCCTGGGCATCCACCCGCGCTACATGGTCTGCTCGAACGGCGCCATCGTCCTCGAGCGGGACGCGGACGCCCCCACGGGGTACTCGCGCCGCTTCGTCGAGACCTTCGATCCCGCCGACGTGCTGCAGCGGATCCGCCCGCACCTCGCGAGCGGCCGCTACGCCGTCGAGGACGAGGAGGGCGTGTACCTCTACTCCGGCGGCGACTTCCCGGACGGCGCGCTCGAGGCCAACGGCCGCCAGGTCGAGTTCGAGGAGCTGCTGCACGTGCCCGCGACGCGCGTGGTCGTCATCTCGCCCGGCCACGACATGGAGGACTTCCAGGACGTCGTCGAGCGCATGGGCCTGCACCGCGTGAGCTACTCCATCGGCTGGACCGCGTGGCTCGACATCGCGCCCGACGGGGTGAACAAGGCCACGGCGATGGAGCGCGTGCGCGAGCTGCACGACATCGCCCGCACGCACGTCATCGCCATGGGCGACGGGCGCAACGACATCGAGATGCTCGAATGGGCCGGCGAGCACGGACGGAGCATCGCGATGGGCCAGGCCCCGGCCGAGGTCATCGCCGTCGCCACCGAGGTCACGGGTCCCATCACCGAGAACGGCGCGGCCGCGGTCCTCGCCCGGCTCTGA
- the serS gene encoding serine--tRNA ligase codes for MIDPQTLRDHPDLVIASQELRGASVEVVDQAVAADSERRQAITEFEGLRAEQNAHGKLVAKADKADKPRLIAEVQELKARVTVAQERAQEAEAALDEAMRRIPNIVIDGVPAGGEDDWALLREVGAKPSFDFEPRDHLEIGEILDAIDMGRGAKVSGARFHFLKGIGARLEIALMNFGLSRALEAGLEPLITPTLVKPEIMAGTGFLGAHADEVYHLDDDDLYLTGTSEVALAGYHADEILDLTAGPVRYAGWSTCYRKEAGSYGKDTRGIIRVHQFQKLEMFSYVDPADAEAEHERLLAMQERMMQDLGLSYRVIDTAAGDLGSSAARKYDVEAWIPTQGAYRELTSTSNCTTFQARRLGTRFRGEDGRTSPVATLNGTLATTRWIVAILETHQQADGSVRVPEALRPYLGGLETLEPATAKAAR; via the coding sequence GTGATCGATCCGCAGACCCTCCGCGACCATCCCGACCTCGTCATCGCCTCGCAGGAGCTGCGCGGCGCGTCCGTGGAGGTGGTCGACCAGGCGGTCGCCGCGGACTCCGAGCGCCGGCAGGCCATCACCGAGTTCGAGGGCCTCCGCGCCGAGCAGAACGCGCACGGCAAGCTCGTCGCGAAGGCCGACAAGGCCGACAAGCCGCGCCTCATCGCCGAGGTGCAGGAGCTGAAGGCCCGCGTCACCGTCGCGCAGGAGCGCGCGCAGGAGGCCGAGGCCGCGCTCGACGAGGCCATGCGGCGGATCCCGAACATCGTCATCGACGGCGTCCCCGCGGGCGGCGAGGACGACTGGGCGCTCCTCCGCGAGGTCGGCGCGAAGCCGTCCTTCGACTTCGAGCCCCGTGACCACCTGGAGATCGGCGAGATCCTCGACGCCATCGACATGGGCCGCGGCGCCAAGGTGTCCGGCGCCCGCTTCCACTTCCTCAAGGGGATCGGCGCCCGGCTCGAGATCGCCCTGATGAACTTCGGCCTGTCCCGCGCGCTCGAGGCCGGCCTCGAGCCGCTCATCACGCCGACGCTCGTGAAGCCCGAGATCATGGCGGGCACCGGGTTCCTCGGCGCCCACGCCGACGAGGTCTACCACCTGGACGACGACGACCTCTACCTCACGGGCACGAGCGAGGTGGCGCTCGCCGGGTACCACGCCGACGAGATCCTCGACCTGACCGCCGGTCCCGTCCGCTACGCCGGCTGGTCGACCTGCTACCGCAAGGAGGCGGGCTCGTACGGCAAGGACACCCGCGGCATCATCCGCGTGCACCAGTTCCAGAAGCTCGAGATGTTCTCCTACGTCGACCCGGCCGACGCCGAGGCGGAGCACGAGCGCCTCCTCGCCATGCAGGAGCGCATGATGCAGGACCTCGGCCTCTCCTACCGCGTCATCGACACGGCGGCGGGCGACCTCGGATCCAGCGCCGCCCGCAAGTACGACGTCGAGGCGTGGATCCCCACCCAGGGCGCCTACCGCGAGCTCACCTCCACCTCGAACTGCACCACGTTCCAGGCCCGCCGCCTCGGCACGCGCTTTCGCGGCGAGGACGGCCGCACCTCGCCCGTCGCCACGCTCAACGGCACGTTGGCGACCACGCGCTGGATCGTCGCGATCCTCGAGACGCACCAGCAGGCGGACGGATCCGTGCGCGTGCCGGAGGCGCTGCGGCCCTACCTCGGCGGCCTCGAGACGCTCGAGCCCGCGACGGCGAAGGCCGCCCGATGA